The Hydra vulgaris chromosome 11, alternate assembly HydraT2T_AEP genome contains a region encoding:
- the LOC105846713 gene encoding uncharacterized protein LOC105846713 codes for MISCIMVFVIATFVKPNLAQSQNCVDLASPWTCYSLFMSRMCRDISQYQFMFSYCKKTCEFCTSSMSHISKTANCEDRRHQCPKWKHFCSHESKYYSFMASNCQKTCLFCSEPNCIDLDEKCSDFAKLGYCLNEHFSNMEKKCPRSCGVCSNKKYENFVKKDNQDVIKEFYCNFENNECDWINEHFDDTADWKVGIINGETKLNKNSSNNYLYLNTEHESYFGNLLLPWQLVLPDPVQDIGEMCLNFELQMSGGKISIMNIQNPSNKNKNPTPQLIYSLEKVNENVAKEWNKVQVTVNVSSKNNLIIVGTKGPIGTYIAIDNIFFVAGSC; via the coding sequence ATGATATCATGTATAATGGTGTTTGTAATCGCCACTTTTGTGAAGCCTAATTTAGCCCAATCTCAAAACTGCGTTGATTTAGCCTCACCGTGGACATGTTACTCACTCTTTATGAGTCGGATGTGCAGGGATATATCTCAGTACCAGTTCATGTTCTCTTATTGTAAAAAGACATGTGAATTTTGTACTTCTTCTATGTCACATATTTCTAAAACTGCAAACTGTGAAGATAGACGTCATCAATGCCCGaaatggaaacatttttgctctCACGAAAGTAAATACTACAGCTTTATGGCAAGTAACTGCCAAAAAACTTGTCTGTTTTGCTCTGAACCCAATTGCATCGATTTAGATGAAAAATGTTCTGACTTTGCAAAGCTAGGTTATTGTTTAAATGAACATTTTTccaatatggaaaaaaaatgccCTCGGTCATGTGGCGTTTGCAGCAATAAAAAATAcgaaaattttgtcaaaaaagacaATCAAGATGtaataaaagagttttattgcaattttgaaaataatgaatGCGATTGGATAAACGAACATTTTGATGATACCGCAGATTGGAAAGTTGGGATAATAAACGGAGAAACAAAGTTGAACAAAAATTCATCtaacaactatttatatttaaatacagaACATGAAAGCTATTTCGGAAATCTTTTGCTACCATGGCAACTTGTTCTTCCCGATCCTGTCCAAGATATAGGAGAAAtgtgtttaaattttgaactgCAAATGAGTGGAGGcaaaatatcaataatgaaTATTCAAAATccttctaataaaaataaaaatccgaCGCCACAATTGATATATTCATTGGAGAAAGTGAATGAAAATGTAGCGAAGGAATGGAATAAAGTTCAAGTTACTGTTAAtgttagttcaaaaaataaccTTATAATCGTTGGTACAAAAGGTCCTATAGGAACTTATATTGCcatagataatattttttttgtagcgGGTAGTtgctaa